The genome window GGAATGGTGGCTGCTTGCTTGCCATTtatgtgcaaaaacaaaaacaaggtgTTGGATCAGATGGGTCAGATCAGTTGTGAAGGGCAGAGTTCACATATTTCTTTAAGCTGTTGTTCTGAGGTTGACACTTCAGGGGTCAGAGGTAGCAGTGGCTCTTGCTGGCAGCATTCAGCCTCAGTTTCACCTTTGCTGGCctttaaattctttaaaaaatctgaagcCACATTGAcacaatatgaataaaaaatacataaacatactTGCACACatgaacataaacatacatgtcaaccacacacaaaaataaaacacgaCATCCGCtgccagcagcacacacacacacacacacacacacacacacacacacacacacacacactctacacgTGTAGAAAATCCCCAGCTATGTTACATATCAGTGACAGTATGCAGAGGAAAGAGCAGGGTAATAACAAGTGTGAGACAGGAAATCCCACTCTGTGGGTGGAGGCTAATGAATACTCAGTGAGCAGAATGAAGAGAGCCGCTGCCCTATCACACTTTTGGTATTTAAGGAGTATAAGTCGAGGCGAGAGCCACAcaacagggctgcaactaacaattatttttcttgATGAACACTTTGGCCAatcaaatgtcagaaaatagagaaaaatgtCCAGGCCAATTTCTCAAAGTGTAAGATGATGtccttaaatgtatttttttttgccaaagatacaaatatattcattttaatatgaTACGAAGGATAAGAAGGAAATCTCCCTGTTTAAGCGAATGAAAACTgtattttcagggttttttttacatgataaaTTACCTTAACTgattaatttaacttaattgattatcaaaaagttggatattttctatttatcaACGTATTGGTTTGTTGACTAATTGTTCCAATGCAGAAGGCAGCAGGAGAACAAACTGAAACTGAGCTAGAAAGCCCCTTTTAAGAGGTGACTCCTGTGTTAAAGGCAGTTTCAGTGTCCTGCTTTGACATAGTGGATCTATATATCAGTCCGCTGGCTGCATTTTGTGGAATTCCCTACTTCAAGATTGGGGGACTTGTTTTTATGCCTGTCTTTTATGTATCTTTGAGGTCAGTTACATGTTAGCATGAAATAAGGTTGTGTGGTGTCACAATGTATCAGTGTGCTGCACCAGAGATTGTGCAGAGAAACCCGGGGGATTTCCTGGCAGTTTGTTGGTTAGTGTTACATAAACAGGCCCCTCATGAACCTCACCCCCTGAATCACTGAAGCCTCTCGGATCTGAAAATGAGAACTTTAGGAAAATTGTATTTGCTATGTGATTTTGTCATCTCACTTTGCCTTGAGTCAAAATAATCCCTGCTATGTGACACTGCGTGGAGATCCCGCCCTAGGTAAtgatgtgtgtgtccatgtgatGAGCTGCAGCAAGAGGCCAGTGGCATAAACACGTCCCCATGACCACAGCAAATGTCTACACATGCAggcacacgcacaaacacatactCACAAACAGCCATAGCCTACAGCGCCATGAAGAATCAACATCCTGACAATCAGCGGCCATGCTTGTAGTTCAGTGAGCCCTTTTTGTCTGGACTTCATACCTTTAATGTTTTCTTAACCACTTCACTACAACACAGCTTGCGGCACGAGCATTTCACTGCAGAATACATTGTTTAATTTCCTCTGCAGATTTTCAAACAGTCATGACAGCAGGGTGTTGAATGCTGGCCAGTCACAGTGGCATCAGGGAGCCCCGGCAGGCCCCACAGGCCTCCCTATAAACCGACAAGAGCAGATGGAGGCCACCTACTCTCCACTTGGCACACTCGGAGGAGGACTATTTGTTGAACCAAAGGCTTAACTGAGACTCAGGGACTAATGCAAAGACAACACTAATAATGTTTGGATAAGCTTGTGAAGAATTTCTTCTCAGTCTccgaaaaacatgtttaatatccCATATTACAGGCCCTGAGTTTGGGGATCACAATGTTAGCGTTGGTTTTGATTTTGTACCAACTTTAAAAATTTCCAACTCTACAGAGCCAAAGTCTGTATCATAAAATAAGGTGCCATCTAACTTAATTACACAGTCTGTGAAGTCCCAAATGATATACATGTAGAACCGGTCTTACTGCGCTCTATACATTAAATGCTACAATAATATATTGGAGATGTTATTTTTTACTCCTGCAGTATAAAATGACCACTCCAGTATATTAAAGCCCACTCATAAGTTTGGTGGCAATTCAGAACAGCAAATGGTACCCAGGGGACTTTTCCAGTGCCAGCTATAGATGTGATTTACAAGGCCTGCAGCTTTAACCGCCTCAGTTTAACTTCCTACAGACACTTAGATGACTGGAACATATTTTCTGCAGGCCTCATTAGCTAATTGAAATAAGTTTTTGAATTGAAAAAGGttaagtgtattttttgtaaatgtttaatttatgagaGTATGAACCTACCGATGGGCAAGGCAAGGAAGAAGGGCAGCCAACAAAGCGTAAACATGCCGACCACAACTCCCAAAGTTTTTGCCGCTTTCTTCTCCCGGGAAAATTTCAGAAGTTTCACCGTGAGGGAACTTCTGGACTGGTGCGCGCGGCCCTTGCCCGTGCCTGAACTGCCGGGCTCCTCGTTCACCTGAGATCCCTTGTGGATCCTGAGGGTCAGCTCACCGGAGTTCATCCTCTCGCGCATCACACCGGCTTCCAGGTTCTTAGTGGTCCGTTTGGCGACGATATAGACCCGGCAGTACATGGCCAGGATGACGATGAGAGGGATATAGAAGGAGCCGAGGGAGGAGAAGAGCGCGTAAAACGGCTCCTCGGTGATGGGGCACTCCGTGTCGTCCGGCGACGGCGGCTGCTTCCACCCGAACAAAGGACCGATGGAGATGACCACCGACAGCACCCACACCCCGAGCATGGCCAGCAGAGCCCGCTTCTCTGTCACGATGCCCGGGTACTGAAGCGGGTGGCTCACCCCGATGTAGCGGTCGATGGATATTACGCACAGGCTCATGATGGACGCGGTGCAGCACAGCACATCCACGGCCGCCCAGATGTCACAGAAGATCCTGCCGAACACCCAGTAGTCTAAGATCTCCAGAGTGGCGGACACCGGCAGCACCGTGGTGCCCAGCAGCAGGTCGGCGATGGCCAGGTTGATGATGAAGTAGTTTGTCGGTGTCCGCAGGTGCCTGTTGCACACCACCGAGAGGATGACGAGGATGTTGCCCGCGATGGCGAACACGATGAAAGCCCCCAGCACCAAGCCGAGCGGGATGGCTCGGGTGAGGTCCACCTCCGTGTGGTTCCCCCCGGAGCTGTTGGCGAAGTTGACCGGGGAGGACGCGCCCGGAGTCCCGCCGAGTTCCGAGGAACCATTTTTCCACAAGTTTGTGACATTGTCAGTGCTCAGACTCATTTTGACTCAAGAGGTCCTCCATAGCAAGCTTCAGATCACTTGTAACTGCAACTCACGAAAGAGCTTAACTAAACATAAATATCGATCTATATGTCCCAAGTCTGCATGGTTTAACTGCGTGTTTGCAGTTTCGTCACCAAATCACTGCTGAGATGCTTCCTCAGAGAAGACCGATCACTGTGCAGCCTGCCAGTCCCCATGCAGTCCTCCCTCCACTCTCCTGAGGGCTCAGTGGAGAAGTGAGGGGGGCAGCAGTCCTCTCCTGCCTCCTCTGCACCACACACAGCTCTCCCATACTGACCAAACATACATAAACACGAGCCCAAAACACTTGAAATTTGCATAATTTTACGCAACTGTGGGGGATGAAATGCACCTCTTTGGTTCcttgtatttgttttcctcACAGTGGGAGGGTGCTTAACTGGACAATTGTAAAGGAAATAATTTGGTGACAAACCACCTTAAATGTTCTGTCAGCTTTAAATTTGAAGTCCCTAAAAAGGGCACTGTGCTTTCATGGAGATAGACAATAAGATCATTCATAAACCAAAAACGTGGCTCAGGTGTGTGGCTTATAGCTCAGTATAAATAACCACTGAAATAAGATCTGTTTAGTTTCCATGTGTGGTCCTTGAATTAATTATATGTACAGACAGGCACATTTAAAAGTTAAGCCTAAAAGGTCAAAATAATTAAGCTCAAAAGTAGATAATAAAATCACATATCCGCTCTGCTTAAAACAGGTATTTCTCTTGAAATAGTTTCCTATTTTGGTCAAATGCAGGAGTCCCTCAAAGTAACCTCACTCTGGAGCTGACTTCAGTTAGTAAGGAGAGACTGATTTAATGGGCTGAGTTCAGAGACAAGCACATTCCTAAAACTGAGCTTCCTCCTGTCTAAGAGCTTTTTCACTACTCATGATGAAACACTCGTGGAGGACAAAAAGTTTCTTCTGAAAAACAGTCTATTTGactgttattgcaacttttatcattgaatgtaaaaaaaatccctcttttataaaatgtttaaagctCTGTGCAGGTGTTTTTTATTCACTCAACAGATTGCACTTTATTGCCTTATTGAAATGgactttaatgtcttttttccaGGAATTTCAGGTTTTCTTTTGAACCAGGTTATCCAAGCTGTCTGGGATGTTGTTAGCATTTGAATGAATTTATTAGGAATCAGCATGTTCACCATGTTTATTCTCATTGTTCAATTGTTATAATATTAGGCTATAAAAGGCACTCTTGTTAGGTggaagatttttctttttatccaaTGAAAAAATTGGTCTTTACTCTCTAATTCTTTCTCtctattttctttacttttctaTTCTTTCAGAAAAACATAATCCCTTTAAGTGTTCACATGTTTCTCAGTTTAATGCTTATACCTGTAGGTGTACCATAAATTATggtgaaacaaaaaacatgtaaatacgAAGACTTCTGTTCTCTGAGATTGCGGCTGATGATTGACGACTTGCctaataaaagttgaaatatcataaacagCGTCTTCACAGCTAAACTGTAAATTGACAGCTTCAAGCTCATGCATATTCAGAAGACTTAACAGCATCCTTCAGTCCCTACTCTCATAGGAATATGAAGCTATCTTTCCCACTCCACTCAAGCCCATTTTCCTCTAATTTGTCAATTGGCACCTGCTAGatg of Centropristis striata isolate RG_2023a ecotype Rhode Island chromosome 12, C.striata_1.0, whole genome shotgun sequence contains these proteins:
- the LOC131982287 gene encoding alpha-1A adrenergic receptor-like: MSLSTDNVTNLWKNGSSELGGTPGASSPVNFANSSGGNHTEVDLTRAIPLGLVLGAFIVFAIAGNILVILSVVCNRHLRTPTNYFIINLAIADLLLGTTVLPVSATLEILDYWVFGRIFCDIWAAVDVLCCTASIMSLCVISIDRYIGVSHPLQYPGIVTEKRALLAMLGVWVLSVVISIGPLFGWKQPPSPDDTECPITEEPFYALFSSLGSFYIPLIVILAMYCRVYIVAKRTTKNLEAGVMRERMNSGELTLRIHKGSQVNEEPGSSGTGKGRAHQSRSSLTVKLLKFSREKKAAKTLGVVVGMFTLCWLPFFLALPIGSFNVNLRVPDVLFKVIFWLGYFNSCLNPIIYPCYNREFKIAFIRILRCQCHQRKRPGWRAYNYRSSNFSSSGNSRKGSTDHNSSCLNGSQRTLPSSASPSPSYLSKGLPPCPEGETLYIWGGSTPTPSTPSLLPGSPADCQQGALRGEGRGGKPAEETTGGIFSFSFGKNRDKGGTNKDSMVPDDKV